The following nucleotide sequence is from uncultured Draconibacterium sp..
GCAATTATTTCAGGGAGAATCCGCATCGCCTGCACCTCGGGATTATTGGATTTGTACTAACAAAAGCTAACGGCGAAAAAGCCACCATTCAGGATATTAAAAATCCAGTACATAAGCTGGATATGTGGACCGGGCAAGTTACCAGCAGTTTCGAATTTGACGGCCAACCGGTAAAAGTAGAAGTTTATTGCCATCAGGATCAGGACCAGATTTCGGCAAAAATTGAGTCGCCGTTAATTGCTGCGGGGCAACTAGCCGTACTGTGGAAATTTCCGTATGCAGCTGCCATACATTCTCATCCCGGATACGATTTTCAGTCGCCCGACAAACATCAAACTGAAATGTTGCCGGCGGGTGAAAACTCAGTCCTATTCAACCGTAAACTGGATGACGATAACTACCAGGTTAAAGTAAACTGGCAAGGCGATGCAGCATTTAAAATGCAGGAAAAGCACGAGTTTATGCTACAGCCTAATAATGGTGAATCGTTGGAATTTAATTGTTGGTTCGCACCTAAAGCAGATAAAAAAGAGCCAATAAATTTTGAAGAAACAAAGGCAAACAACATCGAAAACTGGAAAGCCTTTTGGGAAAATGGCGGAGTTGTCGATTTCTCGGATTGTACCGATCCGCGTGCCAAAGAACTCGAACGCCGGACTGTACTTTCGCAGTACCTTACAAAAATACAAAGTTCGGGCTCGCGACCTCCACAAGAAACCGGCTTAACTTACAACAGCTGGTTTGGCAAATACCATATGGAAATGCATTGGTGGCATATTGCCCATTTTGCACAGTGGCAACGCGACGAATTTATAGAAAAGCAGCTCGATTTCTACAACGAAATGTATAACAAAGCACGGGAGACCGCTACCGACCGGGGATACAAAGGCGTACGTTGGCAAAAAATGGTTGGCCCCGATCACGAAAACAGTCCATCTTCGGTTGGTTCGTATCTTATTTGGCAACAACCGCATATCATCTGGTTTGCCGAACAAATGTACCGCCAAAATCCAAACGAAGAAGTGCTCAACAAATACAAAAAGCTGGTTTTTGAAACGGCTGAATTTATGGCTGATTTCCCGGTTTGGAACGATGAGTTGAATCGCTACGATCTGGCTCCTCCCTTAATTCCGGCGCAGGAACATTGGGATCGAGAAACCACCTTTAATCCACCGTTTGAGCTGGCCTACTGGTATTGGGGATTAACTACGGCTCAAAAATGGAAAGAACGTCTTGCTGAGCCAAAAGTGGAAGCCTGGGAGAATGTGCGAATCAATCTTGCTGCTCCCGATCAGAATGAAAATGTTTATCTGGGAATCCAGGGAGCAATTGACTCCTATTCCAATTCAGAGCTGATGAAAGATCACCCGATGGTTCTTGGGGCTTACGGCATTCTCCCTGATTGGGATAAAATAGATCCGGAAATTCTGCGCAATACGATGCACGTAATTGCTAAAAAGTGGGATTGGCAACAAACCTGGGGATGGGATTATCCGATGGCAGCCATGTGTGCTACACGATTGGGAGAGCCCGAACTGGCCTTGGAATTTTTACTAAAAGATGTACAAAAAAATACTTACCTGAAAAACGGTCACAATTATCAGGATGATAGATTAAGAGTTTACCTGCCCGGAAACGGAGGATTGCTAACTACCATAGGTATGATGTGCGCCGGATGGGACGGTTGCACAGAAAAGAATCCGGGGTTTCCGAAAAATGGAAAATGGGATGTAAAATGGGAAAACATATCGCCCGTATTTTAAGAAAGAAATTTAACACCAGACTTTAGGCCAAGACTGGTGGGATACTATCAGGATAAGGGTTTAGCCCTTACTTCTATTTATCACTTTCTTTTTATTTAATTCATCAATCCAATATTGTTCTATTCAATAGAAATGCTAGTTTTTTTGGATAGAAAACATCAATATGCAATTTCCGCTCGCCTAACGAATGGTGAACGAGGTATCGCGCAGAAAATTAAAGTCGTGCTGCAAAAAACCTATAAAAGGCAACGTCAGAAAAAGAGACACCTCATTTTCGAATTGTTTTACATTCACTTATCACTTATCACTTTTCAAGAAAACCGATAAATTTTTCCATGGTATTTATCTCTGCTTCACGACCGCAAGCCGACGATACCCAGGTTGTTAATTGTTTGCCCGGTTTGCTGATAAGAAGAAACTGTGTGCCATCGTCATCAGTTTTTACAAAATCCTCCGGATCATACATAATTGCAGCACCAATCTCAACAGATTCAGCAGCAACATCTTCGGGATGAATGCCCCAGGCAGCGATCAATCCATCCTTTTTGTAAATCTCCTGCCCTTTGTGATAATTAATTCCGGTAACAAATTGAACAGAATCATCGGTTAATGCAAAAGCCTCAACCCTGGCATTTCTTTCTCCTGAATAAACTGTAACCCGCACCAATACATCAACTTTTCTCCCTTTGTAAGGCACATCTTCCGATAACATTTCCATGTAAGAGCAGGTAGGTTCTTTTGCCACGCGGGCCGTACGATTCGATACTGGATTCAGTCTCACAACCTTTTCTCCATCCCACAAACGAACACCACCTAATCCAAGGGTTTCGCCGGCTTTATAGTAATCCGCTCCCCAGCCCTCTTTTTGGTCTTCTGCCGATGGATACCATTCTTTTTCCTTCAATTCCAGCTGTGGTTTAGCTTTCGAATAAACATCAATAGCTGCTTTTTCGCTAAAATAAATTCGCAATGCCATCCACTCGTTTTCTAAAGCCGGTCCATGATGCCCGATTGTATTATACAAATCGCCCGATTCGGCGTTAATTTCAGCCTGTTGCAAACTATCCGAACGCATAAACAAACTTACATCGGTTTTATTTTGTGCCTGAGATTGTGCAAACAGCATTATTGCAAATAATAGTAGAACATATCTTCTCATTTTCGTATTCGTTTTTGTTTGAAATTATTTATTTAATTCAATGGCAGCCACAATCAAAGGTGCAACACCTTTTTTGTCGTTATCCACTTTCTTTTCTGTCACGTAATAGTTATAATCGGCTTCGCGATAGGGATTTCCTCCCAAACCACAGGAGCCACATATATTGGTTAAAGTTACAAATCCATTCTCATCTTCCGTTACCAGGTTTTCAATTATACTGTCGAAAGCTGTGTTAGCAACGTCACGGTAACTTTGAGGCAACCAGTTGTTTTTAGCTCCTTTCGCAAATGCGTAGATAAACATAGCCGATCCCGATGCTTCAAGGTAGTTGCGGTCTTCGCCTCCCCTATCCAGCACCTGGTACCACAATCCTGTTTCCTCATCCTGAACCTTCAGAATAGCCTCACTCAAATCATTCAGAATAGTGATCAGTGCTTCCCTGTCTTTATGATCTTCAGGCAGATTCTCCAACACATCAACCAATGCCATCATGTACCAGCCTGTTGCGCGGCTCCAAAAGTGTTTCGACTGCCCTGTTTCTTTGTTACACCAGCGTTGCTCGCGACTTTCGTCCCAGGCATGGTAAACCAGCCCCGTTCTTTCATCGAGCGTATGTTTGTACACTTCCTGCAACTGAAAAGTAACCTCATCGAACCAGTGCGGCTGATCAAATTCTTTGGCATAACGAGCCAAAAACGGTGATGCCATGTACAAACCATCCAGCCACATTTGATAAGGGTATATTTTTTTATGCCAAAACCCGCCTGAATTTGTGCGTGGCTGACTTTTCATCTGTTCTACCAGCGTTTCTATTCCCAAACCGTATTTTTCGTCGCCATAATCCTGGTATAAAGTAACCAAGCTGTTACCGGGCCGGACCCGGTCGATGTTATAATCCGAAAGTTTGTATCTGTCAATCTCGCCATCCTCTTGCAAGAAATAATCGACATAATTTTTTAGGTAAGCGCCATATTTCGGATCAATATCTTTAAGCTTATATATGGCATCGCCCAGAAAAGCAAAATCGTACTCGAATTTAGGATTCTCGCTTTGATAATAGATCAGACTGTCAGCCTCATGCAATACGGTTTCAGCAAATTTAACCGACCACAAAGGCTTGGTTATTTGTACTGAATTTTGTTTGGTATTTTTGGAAGTGCATCCGATCAGGGCAACAAACAGGAAGATAATTGAAAAAGTTCTCATTGGTTTAATTTTGTTTAACAACAAAACTAATCTAACCGCTAGATTTTCAAAAGTTAAAATGTATTATATCGCGGGAAAATTTTTCCAAACATGGTAAAATTGAGCTTATTAGACCCTTTTCATAAGCTAAAATACCATCATCGGGAAAAATGTAAGAATATCACAGAGAACTCTTTACCCCTCTCCCTATCGGGAGCTCCCCTCACAAGGGGAGCCTGTTCTATCAAATTCCCAAACTTCACATCCAGGCCGTTAACCTACTGTCCGATCAAATGTAGCAATTTCAGGAAACGATAACTTGCTCCCCTGCTACTCCCTTTTTTCTCAGGTTTCTTTCCTACAACTGGAAAGTATATACATACTTCACCTGAAAGATCCTGTTTAAGAATTGGGGTTCATCCAAACCATTGTCGATGTAATCATTTGTTGGTCGAATTTCGTTGTACACCACGTACAGATCGTTTCCTTCTTTTGGATTATAGCGCAGGCGAAAGTTTGATACCATAACATCGTTCACACTATTAAACTGTACAAAAGAGCTGAACGACAGCTTTGTGTTATACATGTATAAAAACTTCAGGCGTCCAACATGCGCATTCATTTCCTGGTTCCGGTCGGCAAAAATCACATGGCTGTAATTGTAATAGGCCGAAAGCTGCAAACTTGCCGAAAGATTATAAATGGGCTGAACAGTTGCAGTAACATTTTTACCATCGTAAAACTGGCCACCCGACATCATTATGGTGGTAGACAGCGGCTTTGAAACCGGCGACATCAGTGTCATACGGCTGGTATACGTTTTATATTTATCGGCCGGAACAACTACCTTATCATCCAGTTCAAATTCTTCATCAACACCTTCAATGCGGTAATTTAAATCCAGGTTTACAAACCAACCCTTTTTGGTATTTAAACTAAACCCCGGCCCGTACATACCTGTATCCAGACCTCCGTCGGTAACACGATACGATTCATAAAAAGTTCCGTCAATACTGTATTTAAAAAGTCTGGACTCGGCACCGGGAAGCCAGCCGTACTGCAGTTTTAGTCGAGGTCCTTTGGTGGCATATTTTGATAAGAATCCCACCTGAGGATCAAAATTCTCGCCCGTATACGCATAAGATAAGTCGTAGGCAAAACCTTCCTCGCTTCGCCGTTGCCACGATGCGCGGTAGAATGTATTTTTAATACCGGCCGAAAAATCAGTGCCTTCCGGATCGGTAGTTTGAGCAACACCCGCCTCAATGTAATCGTCGCCAAAAATGCGAAAAATACCATCAACACCATAGGAATACGAATCGTTGATATCCGCTCCAACCCTCGAGGTCATAATTGCACCAACATACGAGTTGGTATTTATTACCTGGCGGCGGAAGCGCAACACCCCAAAGTTTTCTGAAGGATTTGAGTTATTCTTTTGGGTTTGCATATCCATAAATCCCATGTCCCATTTTCCCACGCGCCCGGTTAATCGTGCCCCGCCCAAAATTGGTGTCGGGCAACCGTCTTCATCCAAACCAATACGGCGACTGTAGAATAACTTACTTGGGCCACTCAGTTTGTAATCGAAAATACTTGAACGCTCCTGGAAGAACATTCTTTTCTCGGGAAAGAACAAAGCATAACGCGTTAGATTCACTTGTTCGTCGTCGGCTTCAACCTGAGCAAAATCGGTGTTAAAAGTCAGGTCCATGGTAAGGTTGCTGGTGAGGCTGTATTTTATATCTACCCCGCCGGTCAGTTTATTGTCTTTTGATGAATCAAAAGCTGTTTCCTCTTCATTTAGCTCATTGTTTCTCTCCACTCCGGTAGTTATATACGGAGCGACATAAACCGGCTTTTTGCTTTCCACACCCGAAAGTTCGATGGTTTGAGCCAGCGATGGTTTGTTGGATGCCAACCGGCCATATTTCGGATCGGTTGCAGGATAGGTATCCACTTCGTTGTTATGGCTTACACCGCGGTTAATCAACAATCCCATTCGTACGCGCCCGTTAACTTCCTGAAAGCGAAGACTTGAAAACGGAATACGCATTTCGACCGCCCAACCTGTTGCAGTACGTGCTGTTTTTACATCCCAGAAAGTGTTCCAACTATAGTTTTGAGCAGTCGACCCGGCTCCCGGAGGGCCCGGCATCTTTTGTGCATCGTTCGATACGGCATAATCGATACGCTGCCCTGCAGGCATGGTAAAGAATGCCAGTGCATTTTCGTTATCATCGTAGGTATCTAATAAAATTCCGAAAGAGTCGGGATTTTTCGACTTCTCATCGCGTTTTTTACTGGTGGAAACAATGTCCTCCGGGTTCTTGTAATCCAGGAAAGCACCTACCCACAAAAAGTTATCGTCGTAACTGATGTATGTTTTGGTCTCCTCACTCGGAGAAGCTTGATAATTAGGAATGTGCATTACCAGCTCAAACTGGCTTGCCTTTTGCCAAAAGGCTTCGTCGGGCACTCCATCGAAATTTACCGTTCCATTATTTTTAGCAATCTGTACAATGTCCTGCCCAAATACGATGATGGAACTACACGTGCAGAGAATTAAAGATATTAACTTGAAAAAGAATTTGGTTTTCATGTTACTTTGTTTTGGTCTAAAGGCCCAAACAGGAGTTTGCGGATGTATTTTCGACAGATTAAAGCCTTAGTTGATCTGGTTAAGTCGGTTTAAATTTTTTAGCGAAAGGATCTCCGGTGTTACCCGAAGATCCTTTTAGAAAACATTACAATTGTTTTATTTATATCTATTTACTCTTTTGTCGTTAATCACCCCTCTCCAGTTCATGCCATAGGCAAAATCGTAAACATTGCCCATTTCGTCGGTGTAACATTCCATGTCGCGTGGTACGTCTTCAAACTGCTCTTCTACCGTTTTCATGTTGGCAGGTAACTGAAAAGGTAGTAACCCTGAAGGTTCTGCATTACCTGTTACCAAATCCATAATTGCCTGATTCTGCACACCACAATGAACAAGAATAGCATCGGCACTCTTTTCAAACTCGGCAGGGATAAACGGATTGGCCACATTTACCACCACAATTACAGGTTTCTCACCCATTTTTGCTTTCGTTTCGTTCACCACTTTCATGTCGTAAACATTAGCTGCCTCGGTTGATTTTCCTTTGTAACTTCTGTTGGTAAAATCTTCGAACGGACTGCCACCGGCAATACTTTTTTCGCGTGCATATTTTGCGGTATATGGACCGTACTGAAGAGAAATAGGAACATACCCATTACCCCCTTTTTCCTTATCCTCGAGCGAGTATCCTGTTCCTCCTTGCGGGCTTGAGATCAAACAAATTGCGAGATCGGCTTTCTCAGGAGCATCGACAACCTCAAAATAGTTGGCTACCATATCCATGTTTGCCGCATCGCTCCATTTTTCCTCGCTTCGCATACCAAACCAGTTGGTTCCTGCAGGTGTATATTTTTGTGGAATATAAACTTTCAACTTTTTCTCGACCGGTAAAACGCCATCCTTGTTTTTTAGCATTACAACCGATTTCAGTTGAGCTTCGTAACCGGCTTTCATGTATTCCGGATTACCCACAATTTTTTCAGATTCAGCCACAACCAGGTAAGGATTTTCAAACAATCCGGGGTGGAATATATTTTTCAATAAACGAACAGCGGATTGCTCAAAACGATTGCGCATATATTCTTCGCCATGTTCTTTCACCCCCATTTCATAAGCTTCCAAAACAGGCCCTTTTTCGTTGTTTCCGCCAAACTGGTCGGCACCGGCTTCAATTACTTTATAGTGACGCTCGGCAACCGAAAGGTTCTCTACACCCCAGCATTTTCCAAGAAATTCGTGTACACTGCGTGTATCGGCAGTAATCATCCAGTCGGTACAAACCACACCATCGTAACCATACTCACCTCTTAAAAGATCGGTGATGATGTATTTGTTATAAGCGTTTCCAACGTTTTCGCCATTCTTCTGATCGACATTATACGAGATGGTATAATAAGGCATAACTGCCGTTGCTTTACCCGTTGGACCATCCAGTTTAAAAGCACCTTCGGTAAATGGTTTTAGCTGATCAGAAAGATTGTTTCCCGGATAAACGGCATAAGCGCCATACCCAAAATGTCCATCGCGGCCACCTTCTTCCGGGCCACCACTGGGCCAGTGTTTTACCATGGCATTTACACTTTCAAATCCCCAGCCTCCGGCAATTTCTTTAGCCGCTGATGACGTTTGAAATCCATCGACATAAGCACGTGTCAGATCGGCTGCTAAACCGGGATCCTCCCCCATAGTTCCACTAAAACGACTCCAACGAGGTTCGGTTGACAAATCGATCTGCGGAGAAAGCGCAGTAGAAATACCTAATGCGCGATATTCAATCGAGGCGATTTCGCCAAATTGTTTCATTACAGCAGGATCGAAAGTGGCTGCCAAACCCAGTGTTGTTGGCCACATCGAAATATCGCCACCGGCTCCTGCATTGTATTCGGTTTCTGCACTTGTTCCGTGGCGTGGGTCGGTACTTGTATTTCCGGGAATTCCCAAACCAAGACCTTCAACGAGGGCCTGCATGTTGTTGTTCCATTGCGCAGCCACGCCCGGACTTTCAACTGTAGTAATTAACACATGACGCAAATTATCCTCGGTAAGAAATTTTATTTGCTGATCGGTGAGATCGCTTGATTTTGCGCCACTATCTGACAACGATTTTCCATTGTAGGTTCCGGCACCAAAACCTCCCCTTCCGGCAGGTATCGACTGATGTCCGCTGTATAACATTAAACCGGCAATTTGTTCTACCGACATTTTTGAAGCCAGATCTTTGGCACGCTCGTCTACCGGTTTACGCCAGTCTTCGTACACATCCAGTTCACCGTTTTTATTCAGGTCTTTAAAAGCAAAACCTTTGTCCGTAAGAATCGTTACTCCTGATTCAGGCGAATAACCCAAAGTTTGACCACCTTCGTTATGAATAAGGTGAAAATCTCCCAAATCTTCTTCCGTCCATTTGGGGCCACAGCCAATAAGTGCTGCAAAAAGAAATGCTAGCGATAAATTTTTTAGTTTTTTCATACTATTTAGATTGTTAGTTTTTAGCGGTATAGTATGGAACTCGCACATATTTTATTATTCCTCTTGGATGTAATATTTTATATGCTCGTTTCATATTGAGTTTAATTAGTTGCGCATCGTTTTATTCAGAATAAAAATCATCAAGAAATTTAAGCAATTCGGCACTTGGAAGATCATCGCACTTCGATGTTGTGTTAAAGCGCATTGCTTTCAGGTTATCAGGCGAAGCTGCTTCCCACCCGGGCAATCCTTCTGCATTTGGATCTCCTGAAGTAGCAAAATTCACCCAATAGTCCGACATCAGGTCGGCCAGTTTATAATCTGCCTCGGTCCAAGGGCGCGGGCTCATTTTCAGGTTATTGTAGGCGTATGGTACTTCACCTGTATGGAAAGCACCAAAATCACTCATTCCATCGGCGTAAGGCACATCCCGCTCGAAACGGTACATAAATACTTTCGATGTTGCCTTTTCATTTTGTAGCTGCATCCACTTGTACGACTGAACACCAAAGGTTTGCAATGCTCCCAAATCGTTCTGAATGGCAATTGCATCCTCATCAGAGTTGATTGGGAACTCAGCCAGAAATTTATCGGCCTTATCACCGAACATCGTTTTTACATGTTCTTTAAACTGATCTGCAGGAACAGGCTTCCCTCCAAAACCTTCATCTTCGTTCCATCCAATTATCACAGGAATATCGTTTTGTTCGCCGTTGGCAAAGATCTCACTAACCGGTTTTGGAAGAAAATAACCATCAACGATCGGATTTCGCAGGCCGGTACCACTTAAAATCTCCTCGGCACTTTTTGCCCGTAATTCTTCAATAGATGATGCCCCCAAAGACTCGGCGAATTTTATACCCGCTTCCTCGGCAGATTTCAGGCTACCACCACGGGCTAACGCATTGGTTGAAAGCACCGCACCACCACTCTCAGCAATGGCACGGTGAATCAATCCTTTTGTTAGTGGACTTGCCACTAAATAATTAACACTAAACGCACCTGCCGACTGACCGGCAATGGTAATATTGTTTGGATCGCCGCCAAAAGCAGCAATATTTTTGTTTACCCATTTCAGGGCTTCAACCTGGTCAAGTAACCCATAATTCCCTGAGGCGTTGTTTGGCGATTCAGCAGTAAGTTCCGGATGCGCTAAAAATCCTAAGGTTCCTACGCGATAGTTTATAGTGATAAAAACAAGGCCTTTCTTCGCCATTTCCTCGCCATCATAAATAGGAACAGCACTTCCTCCACTTGAAAAACCACCACCATAAATATAAACGAAAACCGGATGTTTTTCAGTGGCATCCCTGGCCGGAGTCCAAACATTCAGGTACAAACAATCTTCGCTTAAGGGCTCTTTTGGAGCAATAAACTCCTGTGTCCACATACTAAACGGCATTGGCGTTGCCTGCATCGGGCTTGCTGAGAATTCAGTGCATTCCTTCACGCCTTCCCAGGATTCAACGGGTTGTGGTGCTTTCCAGCGCAAATCGCCAACAGGCGGAGCAGCAAACGGAATTCCCTTAAAAGTGGTAATTCCGGTGCTTTCATCAAAAGTACCGCTTACCTTTCCACTGGCTGTAGCAACGCTGTCTTTAATTTGTTGAGGCTGCTGAGAAGAACATGCTCCCAAAATAGATGAAATTCCTAACAACAAGATCACACATAAGTTTTTCATAGATAGTCAGTTTTGTTGTTGTTTAGTTTTTATGAAATAAATCACAGGAAAATAGAAAAGGAAACTCCCCCCCTGAACTATTCCAGGGAGAGAGTACTTAACTAAGTCCCACTACCTATGCATTTTTTCAAAGTCTCGTTCAGGCACCATTGCTTTTGATACCTTTTGAACTGTAATATCGTTGGCAACAGAGAATGTTGCTTTTTCTTTAATGTCTTTTGAAGAAGCTCCAACTTTTACGGTATAATCGCCGGCTTCTGTAATCCAGCTTGTACTTGCTTCATCAAACGAAGCCAAAAGTGCGGCGTCAATATCAAACGACAGCGTTTCAGATTTACCCGGTTTTAACAAAGCTGTTTTACCAAAGGCTACCAACTCTTCTTCAGGTTTTTCAAGCGATTTACCCGGCGCACTGGCATAAACCTGAACTACCTCTTTACCTGCTACATCACCGGTATTTTTTACATCGATGGAAACAGTAATTTTTGCATCAAATTTTTTGTCGCTCAGTTTCAGGTTGCTGTATTCAAATGTGGTGTATGATTTCCCGTATCCGAATTCGTAAGCTACCGGTACATCGAAGGTGTTAAAATAGCGGTAACCCACGTAAATATCTTCTTCATAAACCACTTCCCAGGGCACGCGGCGCATCAGAGAGAAACCTGACTGATCGGCAGTATTGTCTACAGCTCCTTCAGCCTTAACAGCCACGCCGGGAAAATTATCCGACGACGAACCATCTACATATTTCACAGGGAAAGTTTGTGCCAGTTTTCCTGACGGATTTACTTTTCCTGAAAGTACATCAACTATGGAGTTACCACCTTCTTGTCCTGGTTGCCAGGCACAAAGAACGGCATCAGGAATAGTACTCCAGCTGGCAGTTTCAACAACGCCGCCAACATTCAGAATAACTACTGATTTTTTGCCTTTTGCATGGAAAGCGTCGGTAACTGTTTTTATCAGGTCTTTTTCATTCTTATTCAGATAGAAGTCGCCTTCTTCCGCTTTGCGGTCACCACCTTCACCGGCATTGCGTCCGATCGTAATCAAAGCAATATCAGCTTTTGCAGCCATTTCTTGTGCAATTGATGCATCCAAAGCCATTTCTTCAACAGGAATTTTGCCGCCCATTAAAGCAGCCAAAGGATTGCTTGATTTATCCTGTGTTTTTCTTGCTTCTTCCATGTAGCTTTCGTAAGTATCTTTTAGGTCAGCATAAGTTTCAAAACCTGCATTTTGCAAGCCCTGCATCAACGAAACGGTATAAGCTTCGTTAACGTCGCCACTCCCGGTTCCTCCCGAAATAAAATCGTACGACGTATTTCCGAATGCAGCAACATTTTTAATACTTTTTGCAAAAGGTAGTGCTCCATTATTTTCCAATAATACCATTCCATCGGCAGCTGCCTGACGGGTTACTTCGGCATGTGCTTTCAAATCAGGGTTGTTCGATATGTTATATCCTTTGTAACGTGGCGTTTCAACCATGATATTCAGAATACGTTCAACATTCGTATCTAAAACTGATTCATCGAGTTTTCCTGACTCAACCGCTTCGATAAGTGTTTTAATGGTTTCTGGCGAACCGGGCTGGATCATATCGTTTCCGGCTTTC
It contains:
- a CDS encoding DUF5916 domain-containing protein yields the protein MKTKFFFKLISLILCTCSSIIVFGQDIVQIAKNNGTVNFDGVPDEAFWQKASQFELVMHIPNYQASPSEETKTYISYDDNFLWVGAFLDYKNPEDIVSTSKKRDEKSKNPDSFGILLDTYDDNENALAFFTMPAGQRIDYAVSNDAQKMPGPPGAGSTAQNYSWNTFWDVKTARTATGWAVEMRIPFSSLRFQEVNGRVRMGLLINRGVSHNNEVDTYPATDPKYGRLASNKPSLAQTIELSGVESKKPVYVAPYITTGVERNNELNEEETAFDSSKDNKLTGGVDIKYSLTSNLTMDLTFNTDFAQVEADDEQVNLTRYALFFPEKRMFFQERSSIFDYKLSGPSKLFYSRRIGLDEDGCPTPILGGARLTGRVGKWDMGFMDMQTQKNNSNPSENFGVLRFRRQVINTNSYVGAIMTSRVGADINDSYSYGVDGIFRIFGDDYIEAGVAQTTDPEGTDFSAGIKNTFYRASWQRRSEEGFAYDLSYAYTGENFDPQVGFLSKYATKGPRLKLQYGWLPGAESRLFKYSIDGTFYESYRVTDGGLDTGMYGPGFSLNTKKGWFVNLDLNYRIEGVDEEFELDDKVVVPADKYKTYTSRMTLMSPVSKPLSTTIMMSGGQFYDGKNVTATVQPIYNLSASLQLSAYYNYSHVIFADRNQEMNAHVGRLKFLYMYNTKLSFSSFVQFNSVNDVMVSNFRLRYNPKEGNDLYVVYNEIRPTNDYIDNGLDEPQFLNRIFQVKYVYTFQL
- a CDS encoding DUF4861 family protein translates to MRRYVLLLFAIMLFAQSQAQNKTDVSLFMRSDSLQQAEINAESGDLYNTIGHHGPALENEWMALRIYFSEKAAIDVYSKAKPQLELKEKEWYPSAEDQKEGWGADYYKAGETLGLGGVRLWDGEKVVRLNPVSNRTARVAKEPTCSYMEMLSEDVPYKGRKVDVLVRVTVYSGERNARVEAFALTDDSVQFVTGINYHKGQEIYKKDGLIAAWGIHPEDVAAESVEIGAAIMYDPEDFVKTDDDGTQFLLISKPGKQLTTWVSSACGREAEINTMEKFIGFLEK
- a CDS encoding glycoside hydrolase family 88 protein, with amino-acid sequence MRTFSIIFLFVALIGCTSKNTKQNSVQITKPLWSVKFAETVLHEADSLIYYQSENPKFEYDFAFLGDAIYKLKDIDPKYGAYLKNYVDYFLQEDGEIDRYKLSDYNIDRVRPGNSLVTLYQDYGDEKYGLGIETLVEQMKSQPRTNSGGFWHKKIYPYQMWLDGLYMASPFLARYAKEFDQPHWFDEVTFQLQEVYKHTLDERTGLVYHAWDESREQRWCNKETGQSKHFWSRATGWYMMALVDVLENLPEDHKDREALITILNDLSEAILKVQDEETGLWYQVLDRGGEDRNYLEASGSAMFIYAFAKGAKNNWLPQSYRDVANTAFDSIIENLVTEDENGFVTLTNICGSCGLGGNPYREADYNYYVTEKKVDNDKKGVAPLIVAAIELNK
- a CDS encoding glycoside hydrolase family 3 N-terminal domain-containing protein, with the protein product MKKLKNLSLAFLFAALIGCGPKWTEEDLGDFHLIHNEGGQTLGYSPESGVTILTDKGFAFKDLNKNGELDVYEDWRKPVDERAKDLASKMSVEQIAGLMLYSGHQSIPAGRGGFGAGTYNGKSLSDSGAKSSDLTDQQIKFLTEDNLRHVLITTVESPGVAAQWNNNMQALVEGLGLGIPGNTSTDPRHGTSAETEYNAGAGGDISMWPTTLGLAATFDPAVMKQFGEIASIEYRALGISTALSPQIDLSTEPRWSRFSGTMGEDPGLAADLTRAYVDGFQTSSAAKEIAGGWGFESVNAMVKHWPSGGPEEGGRDGHFGYGAYAVYPGNNLSDQLKPFTEGAFKLDGPTGKATAVMPYYTISYNVDQKNGENVGNAYNKYIITDLLRGEYGYDGVVCTDWMITADTRSVHEFLGKCWGVENLSVAERHYKVIEAGADQFGGNNEKGPVLEAYEMGVKEHGEEYMRNRFEQSAVRLLKNIFHPGLFENPYLVVAESEKIVGNPEYMKAGYEAQLKSVVMLKNKDGVLPVEKKLKVYIPQKYTPAGTNWFGMRSEEKWSDAANMDMVANYFEVVDAPEKADLAICLISSPQGGTGYSLEDKEKGGNGYVPISLQYGPYTAKYAREKSIAGGSPFEDFTNRSYKGKSTEAANVYDMKVVNETKAKMGEKPVIVVVNVANPFIPAEFEKSADAILVHCGVQNQAIMDLVTGNAEPSGLLPFQLPANMKTVEEQFEDVPRDMECYTDEMGNVYDFAYGMNWRGVINDKRVNRYK
- a CDS encoding carboxylesterase family protein gives rise to the protein MKNLCVILLLGISSILGACSSQQPQQIKDSVATASGKVSGTFDESTGITTFKGIPFAAPPVGDLRWKAPQPVESWEGVKECTEFSASPMQATPMPFSMWTQEFIAPKEPLSEDCLYLNVWTPARDATEKHPVFVYIYGGGFSSGGSAVPIYDGEEMAKKGLVFITINYRVGTLGFLAHPELTAESPNNASGNYGLLDQVEALKWVNKNIAAFGGDPNNITIAGQSAGAFSVNYLVASPLTKGLIHRAIAESGGAVLSTNALARGGSLKSAEEAGIKFAESLGASSIEELRAKSAEEILSGTGLRNPIVDGYFLPKPVSEIFANGEQNDIPVIIGWNEDEGFGGKPVPADQFKEHVKTMFGDKADKFLAEFPINSDEDAIAIQNDLGALQTFGVQSYKWMQLQNEKATSKVFMYRFERDVPYADGMSDFGAFHTGEVPYAYNNLKMSPRPWTEADYKLADLMSDYWVNFATSGDPNAEGLPGWEAASPDNLKAMRFNTTSKCDDLPSAELLKFLDDFYSE